DNA from Thunnus thynnus chromosome 2, fThuThy2.1, whole genome shotgun sequence:
tagacctggataTGTACAtattatgtcctctttaaaacatgtaaatggcCCCACACCATAGTAGTGGGTGGcattttccttcattatgatgaacatggacactgtaatttaatttgagGTAGCCAGCATACACATACATTCCTACTCACAATACTTAAGATTTTTTCCACCTGTAAAGCATTTTGTCGCTTATATTTTGTGCTGCACTGTTTAAATAATGTTTCCTTGCATGTACGTTCGGGCACCAAATGCGTATATTAGGTTTTccaaaactacagtgcccagctgtttaagtaaaaaattaaactatatatGCAGTATGTGAAGATTAACAAATGGGCTTATTGCTGAAAAGAGTCAGAAAATAAAGGATAACATGAAGTAACAGAGAATAAAGCCTGCATTATATTCAAAAACACAGTAGTGCTTTCATTTAAAGTCCCATCATGAAGCAAACACTGACCTTAACAGCGCTGGGCTGTTTCATTGTGGTGATTGGTTGATGTGACCCTGCGATGTCACTATCCCATATACGGAGGAGGCCATCTGTGGAGCCACTGCCCAGCCACTCATTACCTGGCGACCACTGCAGGCTGCAGAGACCCTCCTGCTGGACGGCCGCACCTACCAGAGCTGCTGGAGCTCGAGGGTCATGGTGATGGATATGTCCGAGCACAGAGCCGCTGTCAAATAGTGGAAAAATTATCCTTCCCTTTTTATACCAGTTACATTTCCTTTTGATGAAGAATTAAACAGATATTGATGTGAATGAAGTTTCTAGAGTTGAGAATGATACTGAAAATTCTTTCACTTTCGCTATAGTATatggacaacacacacacaccagtaccTGCTGAATAACTGCTGTTTCCAGGAAAGAGCTCTAACCACAGACAAGTGTGATGGCAGACACCTCATATTCTGCTTGTGTTCAACATCCCACAACTAAAGAGTCAAAGGGAGACAGAGACACCACAAACCGTCATCGTTCTGACTCAACTATGCACAGGCCCCCATACCACAGTTTCCACCCTCTACCAGCTCATTTACGCTAATCTCTAAAGCATTTACCCATATCTCCCCTCGCCTGGTGCCAATACAGAGAGCTCGGCCATCTCTGCTCCAGCACAGAGACGAGATAGATGATAGAGTCTGACGGCACGGTCGTCCTGGTTGCGGACTCGGGTCAAAATGTCCCACTAGAGCACGAGTTTCTGAATTCCAAAGGTAAACAGAAGAGCCCAGGGCTAATGCAATCATACCATTACAACTGCAGTCGAGAAGGTTAGAGTCTGAAAGGGAAGAGATGAGTAAGGACTAGAGGATACTACGTCAGATGAACCAAGTATTGACTGACAATTTGATACTGAATATTTCCAAGACTCAGAAACTGTATAGTGATGCTGGCTTTCTCTAGTATGTTCAATATATGGTACTTAAAGGAATACATAGactttttgggaaatacacttctTCTTTAGAAGTCATGTGCAGCAAGTGTGACCATTTGGGGTACACataggtttttcttgttgttctaGGATGATATTTGGTCAAAGTCAATGTAAAGCTTGTACACCTATTGATGCTTGGAATTAATTCATACATGCTTGGTCCTACAGTGGGTAAGAAACATTATGTCTATCTGCTTTTATCTCTTCAAAATGCTACCGCTTCTGCAGAAGGGagaacatgtaaacacacaaacacaaaaaaagattgAGTATAATCTGAATGACAGATGTGTCATGTTTGCCGCTTAAAGGCTGgcaatattctttatttttattgttgtaaacaaatcccatgaatGAATTGATCTTTCTTACAAATATTGTCTCTTTAGCCAAAGGCTGATGTAGCTCACTGTTgtacaaaaactattaaaaaaggaaaattactgagccttttttaatGAAAGTATATATTTATGCCCCCTTTCTAAAGATTTACTGCTTCAGTAAGCAGAACAGGCCTCGTCCTGAGAGCAATTAGCAGGGTGGGTGATTTGAAAAGTATTGAGATATGGCCTAACACATTagtggttttggtcttttcatgcaGTTTCTTGACCATAGAAAGAATCACACCAGCTTTAACCTTTAAacacagaaatagagaaaataagaTGTATTTGAGAGTATTATGCAGGATGCGCATCTTCTCTTACAGTAGTCATTCAGCAGCGATGGCGCTGCCAACTTCATCACTGACTTCCCTTGCAGACTCACTGAGGCTTTGTTCAGAGGGGCAAACGGCTGCAGATCACTTCTTATGTAATCATCAGAGCCTGCAATGGACAAATATGATATGATAAACATCAAAATACAgctacataaatacatacaggcAGTTTCACATCCAAAGCAATACATCTTTGTTCTTCCAATTTCTATGCGTTCACACTTCAAAAATGAAAGCTCTTTGTTGTGTCATTTGAAAACCAACACAAATACAGAGTTGCAGCAAACATCCACGTTAAACTGCATTAGACACTCTGTCAGCTACGTGGGCTTCATTACAGAGAAGTAATGGTTACTGGTCATCTGTCTGCTGCACTGAATCcaggagagacacacacacctcagaaGACATAAAGGCTGAATAAAGCTGAAACCCTGAGCtgtgtattgttgtattgttgtaatGTAGAAGCCAGAACCCTTGACATTGTAAAGCACTCTTGGAATTCAATAAGTTATGTGATAATGTGTCTCAGAAAAAGAGTTGTGTCTTGGTTACAAAGACTTTGAAGGTCAGTAGGAAATGTTTAATCAAACTTACATATCTTCTGGTGTTCAAATGTCATATTCTTTGTACAAAATGTCTCCATGCTTCAATAAACTTTACAGGATGTTGCTCAGAAACATTTGTGTGTAAGCCATTCGTACTCATTTCCTGATATGACATAATATGTTAAAAGATCATCAatcatgtgtctgtgtgtgtgtgtcttaagtATGTAGTGAAAAAACAGTCAAGCTGTACCAGTCTGTTGTGCAATTCCATGTCTTTGTAGTGCCGCTGTCCACACCCATCCCtgcaacaaaataaatcatttcctTCTATTTAAGTCTTTTGTATGATGTGTACATTAATTCTTCAAACTCAGACATCTAATATGGAGATTTCATGACAGGTTCAATAGTCCTTTGTGCAAGATTTTGATCATGATTTTGTGACATAATGAAACTCATTAAGTAATATCTGGTATTATCCTCATtgtgcagatattttttttaccttacaTTATCTTATAACTAAGAAACTACAGactaaaaacacatacatgcttTTCTCTGCTATTATCTTTAACTGAAGCTtccagaaacaaaaaaaaaaaccttaagaAACCATATCCTGTGTGGTGtctttgattttctcttttgtcaCTCCTCTGCCCTCTTTTCTTGTGAGGCAGTTGACACAACAATTAAACTACAGTGACAAAGGAACAAACAAACCTGTTCTGGAGCATTTTCTGTGACGGGCCGTCCCCTGGCAGGGATGATGAGCGGTGTGTTTGGTGGTGTCACAGCGCTGCCGTGGTACCCGCATTCCCCAAATGTTGCCTCTGATGAAGCTCGATCAtaacacagaaaacataacATTGGTCTCCATCACATCAGTCTACTGTCTCCGTGCGGAGAATCAGAAGCGATGATGACAAATAATAAAGGTGAGAGGGTTTTGTGGCTTTGAATCTCAGGGGAATACGTTGCCTTGAGTTATTTAGTAATGCAGTACATGTAATAATGCTATAtattctaaaaacaaaaaaacaagaactcATAGACTGACTGAGTG
Protein-coding regions in this window:
- the LOC137200404 gene encoding cell division cycle protein 20 homolog B-like produces the protein MRLKFTGGDSNEWDNMRRMLRDFVGKRRHCSFKGQNDAHHASYKRFRRRIIQRSSSEGPAASTPLSTGRQCEPGFEFDAVCQRLELDSPQRPHEPAERGLEGNKEATFGECGYHGSAVTPPNTPLIIPARGRPVTENAPEQGWVWTAALQRHGIAQQTGSDDYIRSDLQPFAPLNKASVSLQGKSVMKLAAPSLLNDYYSNLLDCSCNGMIALALGSSVYLWNSETRALVGHFDPSPQPGRPCRQTLSSISSLCWSRDGRALCIGTRRGEIWLWDVEHKQNMRCLPSHLSVVRALSWKQQLFSSGSVLGHIHHHDPRAPAALVGAAVQQEGLCSLQWSPGNEWLGSGSTDGLLRIWDSDIAGSHQPITTMKQPSAVKAMGWCPWQRKMIATGGGCKDRELRVWDTRSGTCVTSVDTNSQICSLRWADKKRRLVTGHGLPHHHVICWDWEFPSLSSSYHLTGHSHRVLHLALNPDGTQIFSAGADQCVHIWDM